The genome window GCCCGATGGTTGCGATAACTGCCCCGCGTCTCCCAACCCCCAGCAGAAGAACTCCGACAACGATGAATTCGGGGACGCCTGCGACGACGACGACGACAACGACGGGAAGGATGACTCCGAGGACGACGACGACGATGGCGACGGGATCCCGGATGTCGACGAGGACCAGTGCCAGGAAGCCGAGGGGGAGGAGCAGGCCGCGCAATGCGGCTGCGCGCGGATCCTCGATTCGTTCTATTACCGGCTGTACTCGTTCCTGACGGGCGACCGGGCCGACGTGGGGGCAGGGTACCGGACCGGGGACGGGGACCCGGGGAGCGCCAACTACGTTCCCGGCGGCGAAGGTGGGATCTTTACGTACCTCTTCGACTCTCGCCGGAAAATCTCCTCTTGGGGCCAGCCGGCCAGCGGTGGGAACGGTGAGGATCCCCCCGAGGAGGAGCCAGGGGAGGGGACTCCAACGACCGACAAGAACCGGCTGCCGATTCCGTTCCTCGACCTGGACCGGCTCGCGGAGTTCGATAGTACGAACATGCCAGCGTTTGAATATAAGCCGATTGAGCTGGATTGGGACGAGGGCGTTTTCTACGGCGAGGAGAACGTCTTGGAGTGGGACTTCCTTGAGTTCGCCCACTTGATAAAGAACTGCGCCGCTATAGCCCTCATCTGGGGTTATGGGACCGCAATCATCTTCGCCTTCTTTAAGTCCGCTACCTGAAGGGGTTCGCTATGCGATACGTGTTGCTTTTGCTGTTCGTCCTTGCGGCGGTCCCGGCGATCGCTCAAGAGACGGGGGATCAGATCTTCAGCGGCGGGATCCCTGGGGAACCGCTGCGGCCGGAGACGGTCCCTCAGAAGCCCGAGCAGCAGGTCGGGTGGATCGACTGGGTGCTGGATCTCACGGGGTTCATCTGGAGCACCTTCCTGGAGCTGGTCGAGTGGTGCGTCTACGTGCCGGCCGAGTGGCTTCGGGACCTCGCCTTTTCGTGGTTCTGCTGGATCATGACGGGCGTCGGGGGCTACATCGAGGAAATCGTGCCGTTCGTGAACTGGCAGTCCAAGGCCAGCTCGACGAGCTACATCCGCGTCGGCATTGAGTGGATTGAGAAATCGTCCGGCTTCTTCGCCGAAATCTTCCCGTTTGGGCTGTGGATCAGTCTCACGACGATCTGGCTCGGCGTGGAGTCGGGCCTGGCTGTGGTTCGCTGGATCATCGCCCTTATTCCGAGTCTGTGAGATGGGATCTTGTACGCGCGTCGTTTCCGTTGGTCGCGAATCGACGCGCGTCGATTCCTACCGCCTGGCGTTCCGTCGCCTCGCTCGGGCGATTGCCGCCCGGCCGGAGTGGGCGGAATACCGTTTCCTGCTGCTCGATCGGCCTTCGGAGCGGTGGGGAAGGGTGTTTTCGGTCTGTGTGGTGGCTCCGCAGCCGTTCGCCGAGCTGCTCTCTTGCTGGGTCGCGCGGGAGGTCCGCCGCGATGCCGTTCGCATCATGGAAGGAAGGGTTAGCTGATGGCGTGGCGTCCGATCATGACGACGACGATCGGGGTGGCGGGATCCGGGAAGACGTATTCCCGGGTGTGCTACCTCGTCGACAAGTTCCTGCCGCACGAGGCGGGGAAGCTCTATACGAATCTCCCGCTGAAGCCGGCGGCGATCGCCGAATACTGCCGCAAGACGTTCGGTTCCGATCCGGCCGAGATCCTCAATCGGATCTACCTCATTCCGCCGGAGGTCCTGAAGAAGTGGGAGCAGGAGCAGGAGGGGCCGTGGGACTACTTCCCGCACCCGATCGCCGGGCACATCATCATCGACGAGGCCCACCGCTTCGTCTCGTCGCAGCACGAGAAGGAATGGGCTCGCAAGTGGCAAGTCTGGATCGGGGAGCTGCGGCACCTTCACGGCTCGATTGAGTTCATGACTCAGGCCGAAAACAAGCTGCCTCGGGAGTTCAAAGAAGAGTGCGAACGAAAGATCGTCATTGAGACCGACGAGAGCCGGCGTGACTCGTGGTTCAACATCGAGTGGCACTACTGGTACCAGTTGTGGGCCAAGCTCCGGGGCCGGTACGTCCCGATGACGATCGCCACCGAGATGAAAAACGTGGGATCGAAGAAGTTCGAAACCACCCTCGAAACCGCCTACGTCCGCCGCCCCGAGATCTTCGCTCTCTATGACTCCTTCTCTAATCCCAACCTCGGCGGCGAGGCGCTCGGCCGGCCGAAGATGGAATACGAGCGGATGACCTGGCCGCGATTCCTGCTGTGGTTCTTCCTGCAGAACCCGAAACAGATCATGTGGCGGTTCGGAGTGGTGACGTTCACGGTCTGGATGATCTTCGGCGGCTGGCAATGGATCTTTACGAGCTTCATGGCGGCGCTGAGCCC of Planctomyces sp. SH-PL14 contains these proteins:
- a CDS encoding zonular occludens toxin domain-containing protein, whose translation is MAWRPIMTTTIGVAGSGKTYSRVCYLVDKFLPHEAGKLYTNLPLKPAAIAEYCRKTFGSDPAEILNRIYLIPPEVLKKWEQEQEGPWDYFPHPIAGHIIIDEAHRFVSSQHEKEWARKWQVWIGELRHLHGSIEFMTQAENKLPREFKEECERKIVIETDESRRDSWFNIEWHYWYQLWAKLRGRYVPMTIATEMKNVGSKKFETTLETAYVRRPEIFALYDSFSNPNLGGEALGRPKMEYERMTWPRFLLWFFLQNPKQIMWRFGVVTFTVWMIFGGWQWIFTSFMAALSPSEKKPAAAVAKAPLMKPFDPSRGQGKPKDPEPTPAPGYEEFLDARRAATAMQQARSAVRNSRAVPDQAKGPVIDELEAALQQYEEAYKRSSEVVGMVGEEIILRDGSRFKKGETIPDGLLKGRSVTSFDRKTQLFVLDNGEHLKLGGLPKSATENLATAAKPKRVPVKTRVVSEALSGVADTGPQVDRNGPAGAGGPGVPGPSVPVPLGVDRRQVGNQPDHGAGAAGAGSGAAPAKSDPPSNPGSGLSPIGS